Proteins found in one Zea mays cultivar B73 chromosome 1, Zm-B73-REFERENCE-NAM-5.0, whole genome shotgun sequence genomic segment:
- the LOC109941384 gene encoding uncharacterized protein: MTKVMQRRLPIAVEEGKKRPHEPVQAAKFASEAGIIIRETMPILTRWKDYKDDQKYYNSFVSQLNGSLSINTEDKATKEVCTDMLRSAVKNQRYRLKQKYFNGVPANEISTTSPVSYMTDEQWRALVAKWSDPKNMEISEKNKQNRSQVKFHQATGSRCYVAHLHAYKQKRNREEPSLDQTEELDAVDAFKTCHTSSKRGLSEPAREALSHMEAFEG; encoded by the exons ATGACTAAAGTTATGCAAAGGAGACTGCCCATAGCTGTTGAGGAAGGCAAAAAAAGGCCACATGAACCTGTTCAAGCTGCCAAGTTTGCATCAGAGGCTGGCATCATTATTCGGGAAACCATGCCTATCCTAACTCGTTGGAAAGATTACAAGGATGACCAGAAATACTACAACAGCTTTGTGTCACagctaaat GGGAGCTTGTCCATTAACACTGAGGACAAGGCAACAAAGGAAGTTTGCACCGATATGCTACGCTCTGCGGTAAAAAACCAACGTTATCGGCTCAAGCAGAAATACTTCAATGGTGTACCTGCAAATGAGATTAGCACAACTTCTCCTGTATCTTACATGACTGATGAACAGTGGAGGGCATTAGTTGCAAAGTGGTCTGATCCAAAGAACATG GAAATAAGTGAAAAGAACAAGCAGAACCGCAGTCAAGTCAAGTTTCATCAGGCTACGGGTTCTCGCTGCTATGTGGCACACTTACATGCATAT AAGCAGAAGAGAAACCGAGAAGAACCCAGCTTAGATCAGACTGAAGAACTAGATGCGGTGGACGCCTTCAAGACCTGTCATACCAGCTCCAAACGTGGCCTGAGTGAACCGGCAAGAGAAGCACTt TCTCATATGGAGGCTTTTGAGggctga